Genomic segment of Arachis hypogaea cultivar Tifrunner chromosome 11, arahy.Tifrunner.gnm2.J5K5, whole genome shotgun sequence:
AAGAAAGCATGAGAAGAATATATGACTTTTACCATTTCTTTACTTTCTCCTTTGCAGAGGAAAGAATGTAAAACAATCTTGTCATAATCAGCAAAGTGGTTTATACACAAAGTGACAGGaaatgaaaatggaagaagaacaaaaagaattATGATCTAGTGAAAGGATTCGGAAGTAAGGAGGggggaaataaaaaaaataaattacaagcaCCTGCATGCTGCGAAAACTATCTTATCTCAAAATGTCAGAAATAGTATTCTCTTTACCGATGTCAGAATCCGTGATGCCTGCTCACCGTCATAAAAGAAAGGAACTAGACTGGATCAGGGAACAATGGCTCACTCTGGTAATTTCAACCGGTTGAACAGCACAATAAAACTCTGTTCAGGCACAACATAAAGAAATGCGATATCTGCACCTTTTGTATGAGGTCCAAAGCCCTAAATATGACGAGGAGAATGAAAAATTATCAAAACAAATTGCCAAATAATAACAGATCCATTAGTAGTTACAATTAACCATGCTTGTACATGGGAGAGGAAACAAAAAAGCCACAACAAACACTTCAAACCATCCATCTCATACCTTGCCATTAAGCATGAGCAATTCTCCATCAACCCATTTCGGATTTCGGAAACCAAAATCTGCAATTCTCCCTTGGCCTTTGTAACTTGCATCCTGTAAGTAGAAATGTGAAATGCGTATTGTAAGTTTTGCACAACAGTCCAAAGCAGCCGTGCACACATATGTGTGCACGCATGAACACATGCTGAAAGGAACTAAGTTATAGATTGCAATTACCACTCCTATTTCATTGGGATACAGCCCACGGTTGGTGTTGCGATTGCCTCTCCCAATTTTTGCACGGAATGTCACCTGAATACCAAAAATTtaactttgcttttcttttatgtataaacaaaataagtGCTATAATGACTCGAGGGACGAAGAGATTCAAAATGCATAAACCTGGCCAGCAGGAACATTAAGATCGCCAGTCAATTTCACTGCTTCTACATATTCAAAGAACTCCACATCTGAAGGGTTGTGTTCATTGTCCACATCATTCCAGTGTCCGAATTTCCGATTCAGTTGAACTACTTCAGTGCCATAAGGTCCAAAGGCACCGACATAGAGACCTACGTTTCAACAAGTAGATTTCACTCTGCAAATGGTTCTTTGCACAAATCCTATGGAACACAATTAGCATAGGAATAAGCAACCTCACCATCAAAAGGATCTAAATCCCCTCTTGATGTAGGAATCCGACTGAATGATGTATACTCAGATAATCTTCTTTTTTTCTGTGCTTGATTGATAGCAAGGTTGACAATTTCACGTACGCTTTTTGAAACCTGAATCAAGTGAAGGCATTGGTCAGTTCATTATCCAAAAAGAAATGAGATGGAAGCAAAAAATTTGTAAGGGAACAAGGGAATCAaccgttgtttttttttttttttttcttaattttagataAATATGAAACACCCATCATTTTTGGGGAAAACACACATTTGCCATAGTCACCGGGGTATTTAAATTTGATGATTCAGAAATATAATTACATGAActatacatgaaaaataaataacccctataataataataataatgatgacgacgacgacgacgacaacaacaacaacaattagtAGAATTAATTAAACTCCCATAACATTTAGGAAACCTAGAGAACATCATCTGGTTTTGAGTTATAAAAAGACTTACCCTAACTTTTCATGGAATATAAGGATGAAAATTTAATATTGCAGTCTGAAATTCCTAGAACTAGAAAAGATGATCACTTAGGTTTCATAAACTTGAGGAGAGATCAGCATAATTCATTAAAACACTTTAGTCAACTTGATTTTTATCacaaattcaaaatcatatttgGTGACTACATAAAGTCACTGATCTCTATTTCACCTTGGAAGAGACCTTGTCGGAAGCCCAAAATGCCTTGGCAACATCAGAAGGCATAAGCTCCGGGACTCCTTGTGCTGCCATGTTTGAATTGGGCAATTTCTGTTCCCTAGCCTGATAATCAAGATTGCCCCTAGGGACATGCAAGAGAAAAGAATCTCTTTCCATATCTTCTATTTCTGCTGGTAGGCGAATATATTCATCCTTAGCAGGAGTGTCGTCATTATTGTGTACAACACCACCAATAAAAAGCTTCATATCCAAATCCTTTTCTTCTGAAACATCACTATCTGCTTTGAAAGAGATCTCATCAGGTTTATCAAGATCATTACTTTCCTCTCCAGGATTCTCACTGGAGCTGGTTTTATTACTACTTTCCTGCATAAATTGCTTAATAGAATCATGACCCTTCACTCCTTCCTCCTCAACATTAACATTCATAACTTTCACCTTCAATCCCGGAATTTTTTCTTTAAGGAAATTTATTACACTTTTAATGCCTTCTTCTGTTGTTCCCTCAATATTCCTGTTTTTCTCATCATTTATCTCAACCTTCTCTTTGTCTTCCTGCATCTCAACTGATGATGTATTCTCTACCTCAGTTTTGGATGGGCTTTTAGCAACTGTAGATGGAGGGCTACTCATTGAATTCCCTTTAGCTCGTCGCAAGTACACTACCTATTAGGTGTTAACAGATATGGTAAGAACATTAATTATACAGTAGTAAAGAATTGATAACTGTACAAATGTAAGATGTCAAGGACAAAAGACTCAGTATAGGcatgccatatat
This window contains:
- the LOC112722359 gene encoding protein EXECUTER 2, chloroplastic; the encoded protein is MVLVARAISDPQLRPTLAPIPAKLVPIPNTIHFLQSQCIRTPKRNVFCRCVPSPSFSSLEDWDWNRWTRHFSQIEHAESFASLLQFQLEDAIEREDFREAARVKRAINEAAREDTVAEIMSQLKNAIDEERYHDASRLCRCSGSGLIGWWVGYTKDSDDPFGRIIHVSSGMGRFVGRSYSPRQLITGSPGTPIFEIYVVKDADSTYHMQVVYLRRAKGNSMSSPPSTVAKSPSKTEVENTSSVEMQEDKEKVEINDEKNRNIEGTTEEGIKSVINFLKEKIPGLKVKVMNVNVEEEGVKGHDSIKQFMQESSNKTSSSENPGEESNDLDKPDEISFKADSDVSEEKDLDMKLFIGGVVHNNDDTPAKDEYIRLPAEIEDMERDSFLLHVPRGNLDYQAREQKLPNSNMAAQGVPELMPSDVAKAFWASDKVSSKVSKSVREIVNLAINQAQKKRRLSEYTSFSRIPTSRGDLDPFDGLYVGAFGPYGTEVVQLNRKFGHWNDVDNEHNPSDVEFFEYVEAVKLTGDLNVPAGQVTFRAKIGRGNRNTNRGLYPNEIGVDASYKGQGRIADFGFRNPKWVDGELLMLNGKGFGPHTKGADIAFLYVVPEQSFIVLFNRLKLPE